A stretch of Monomorium pharaonis isolate MP-MQ-018 chromosome 7, ASM1337386v2, whole genome shotgun sequence DNA encodes these proteins:
- the LOC105838319 gene encoding ethanolamine kinase 1 isoform X1, with product MNVCEEHLNITIDDNEIIVGAKDIIKSIRPSWPLQHLHFKVFTDGRTNKLIGVWYSGHYKDMVLIRIYGNNSDLLIDRKSEIKNIRILNKAGYTHCIYATFNNGFAYEFLEGETLTSETVRNPKVYPLIAKRMAEMHNLEFENESVPKEAFIWEKTKKFMEIMPKNFSNSLKQTKFKMLIPSYAILEKEYQILKSTLSHVNSPVVFAHNDLLLGNILYNQRQLSVVFIDYEYTAFNYQAFDIINHFTEFAGFDEPDYSLYPDENFQKMWLREYLQVYNATTNVSEKDVDKLYWQITKFTPLPHFFWGCWALIQSEHSHIGFDFLAYAAIRFNEYFRWKEKISKLKTEYDK from the exons ATGAATGTATGTGAAGAACATCTTAACATAACAATAGATGACAATGAGATTATTGTTGGTGCcaaagatataataaagagCATTAGACCATCTTGGCCTTTGCAACACCTGCATTTCAAG gtaTTTACCGATGGAAGAACAAATAAGTTAATAGGAGTATGGTACTCGGGGCATTATAAAGATATGGTTCTGATTAGAATTTATGGCAACAATTCAGATTTATTGATTGACCgaaaaagtgaaataaaaaatattcgg atATTAAACAAGGCTGGATACACTCATTGCATTTATGCTACATTTAACAATGGGTTTGCCTATGAATTCTTAGAAGGTGAAACTTTAACCAGTGAAACAGTAAGGAATCCGAAAGTATACCCATTAATTGCGAAACGTATGGCTGAAATGCACAATCTTGAATTTGAAAACGAGTCTGTACCAAAAGAAGCTTTTATTTGggaaaaaacaaagaaatttatggAAATTATGCCTAAAAATTTCTCCAATTCCCTCAAGCAAACAAA GTTTAAAATGTTGATACCATCTTATGCGATATTGGAGAAAGAATATCAGATATTGAAAAGTACGCTTTCCCATGTGAACAGTCCAGTAGTGTTCGCTCACAATGATCTTTTACtaggaaatatattatacaatcaaAGACAATTAAGCGTCGTTTTTATCGATTATGAATACACTGCGTTCAACTATCAAgcatttgatataattaatcactTTACAGAATTCGCTG GTTTTGATGAGCCAGATTATTCTTTGTATCCAGAtgaaaatttccaaaaaatgtGGTTGAGAGAATATTTGCAAGTGTACAACGCAACAACTAACGTGTCTGAAAAAGatgttgataaattatattggcaaattactaaatttactCCCTTGCCGCACTTTTTTTGGGGCTGTTGGGCCCTTATTCAGAGCGAACATTCACATATTGGTTTTGATTTTTTGGc ATATGCTGCAATACGTTTCAACGAATATTTTCGatggaaagaaaaaatctCTAAGCTGAAAACAGAATATGACAAATGA
- the LOC105838319 gene encoding ethanolamine kinase 1 isoform X2 → MVLIRIYGNNSDLLIDRKSEIKNIRILNKAGYTHCIYATFNNGFAYEFLEGETLTSETVRNPKVYPLIAKRMAEMHNLEFENESVPKEAFIWEKTKKFMEIMPKNFSNSLKQTKFKMLIPSYAILEKEYQILKSTLSHVNSPVVFAHNDLLLGNILYNQRQLSVVFIDYEYTAFNYQAFDIINHFTEFAGFDEPDYSLYPDENFQKMWLREYLQVYNATTNVSEKDVDKLYWQITKFTPLPHFFWGCWALIQSEHSHIGFDFLAYAAIRFNEYFRWKEKISKLKTEYDK, encoded by the exons ATGGTTCTGATTAGAATTTATGGCAACAATTCAGATTTATTGATTGACCgaaaaagtgaaataaaaaatattcgg atATTAAACAAGGCTGGATACACTCATTGCATTTATGCTACATTTAACAATGGGTTTGCCTATGAATTCTTAGAAGGTGAAACTTTAACCAGTGAAACAGTAAGGAATCCGAAAGTATACCCATTAATTGCGAAACGTATGGCTGAAATGCACAATCTTGAATTTGAAAACGAGTCTGTACCAAAAGAAGCTTTTATTTGggaaaaaacaaagaaatttatggAAATTATGCCTAAAAATTTCTCCAATTCCCTCAAGCAAACAAA GTTTAAAATGTTGATACCATCTTATGCGATATTGGAGAAAGAATATCAGATATTGAAAAGTACGCTTTCCCATGTGAACAGTCCAGTAGTGTTCGCTCACAATGATCTTTTACtaggaaatatattatacaatcaaAGACAATTAAGCGTCGTTTTTATCGATTATGAATACACTGCGTTCAACTATCAAgcatttgatataattaatcactTTACAGAATTCGCTG GTTTTGATGAGCCAGATTATTCTTTGTATCCAGAtgaaaatttccaaaaaatgtGGTTGAGAGAATATTTGCAAGTGTACAACGCAACAACTAACGTGTCTGAAAAAGatgttgataaattatattggcaaattactaaatttactCCCTTGCCGCACTTTTTTTGGGGCTGTTGGGCCCTTATTCAGAGCGAACATTCACATATTGGTTTTGATTTTTTGGc ATATGCTGCAATACGTTTCAACGAATATTTTCGatggaaagaaaaaatctCTAAGCTGAAAACAGAATATGACAAATGA